A window of Rubricoccus marinus contains these coding sequences:
- a CDS encoding ArsO family NAD(P)H-dependent flavin-containing monooxygenase → MTPPAPTASSDPRTGLRTLADGASLPFAQRDVVVIGGGQSALAVGYHLARELRKREATVALLDRQPGPGGAWRDGWDSLRLFSPAEWSSLPGYLLPRHLGDRSADAFPHRDDVLGYLTAYEDRYELPVWRPIDVRAVRRLGDDRLLVETDRGDVSARAVVAATGTAARPFTPHVPGRDVFGGIQMHSSAYRSPEAFAGLRVLVVGGGNSGAQILAEVSAVADASWVVEREPRFLPEDVDGRVLFDAATARYRALQNGEALERPHGLGDIVQVPPVREARAAGRLESFRPPIAALTASGVVWPDGTEERIDAVIWCTGFRPALGFLDPLGVVGADGRVAVEGTRSIAEPRLWLVGYGEWTGFASATLVGVGRSARATAREVAAALPTASVP, encoded by the coding sequence ATGACTCCGCCTGCTCCAACTGCCTCGTCCGATCCCCGCACAGGCCTCCGCACACTCGCGGATGGCGCGTCGCTCCCGTTTGCACAGCGCGACGTGGTCGTGATCGGCGGCGGCCAGTCCGCCCTCGCGGTCGGTTACCACCTGGCCCGTGAGCTGCGCAAGCGCGAGGCGACGGTTGCGCTGCTGGACCGCCAGCCGGGACCGGGCGGCGCGTGGCGCGACGGGTGGGACTCGCTCCGCCTGTTCTCGCCCGCGGAGTGGTCGTCGTTGCCCGGGTACCTCCTGCCGCGCCACCTCGGGGACCGCAGCGCCGACGCGTTCCCGCACCGCGACGACGTGTTGGGCTACCTCACCGCGTACGAGGACCGCTACGAACTCCCCGTCTGGCGTCCCATAGACGTTCGCGCCGTTCGGCGGCTCGGCGACGATCGGCTGCTCGTCGAGACCGACCGGGGCGACGTCTCGGCCCGGGCTGTCGTCGCGGCTACGGGGACGGCGGCCCGGCCGTTCACGCCTCACGTTCCCGGCCGCGATGTGTTTGGCGGTATTCAAATGCACTCGTCGGCTTACCGCTCGCCAGAGGCGTTTGCGGGGCTGCGCGTGCTGGTCGTCGGAGGGGGCAACTCCGGGGCCCAGATCCTGGCCGAGGTGTCGGCTGTCGCGGACGCCTCGTGGGTTGTAGAGCGCGAGCCCCGGTTCTTGCCTGAGGACGTCGACGGTCGCGTCCTTTTCGACGCCGCGACGGCGAGGTACCGGGCGCTCCAGAACGGCGAGGCGCTCGAGCGTCCGCACGGCCTCGGCGACATCGTCCAGGTGCCGCCCGTCCGCGAGGCGAGAGCCGCTGGCCGTTTGGAGAGCTTCCGGCCGCCGATCGCGGCGCTGACCGCCTCTGGCGTCGTCTGGCCCGATGGGACGGAAGAGCGCATCGACGCCGTGATCTGGTGCACGGGCTTCCGTCCGGCGCTCGGGTTTCTGGACCCGCTCGGCGTTGTCGGCGCGGACGGTCGCGTCGCGGTGGAGGGAACGCGTTCTATCGCTGAGCCGCGGTTGTGGCTCGTGGGCTACGGGGAGTGGACCGGCTTCGCCTCGGCCACGCTGGTCGGCGTCGGGCGCTCCGCGCGAGCGACGGCCCGCGAGGTGGCCGCTGCGCTCCCGACGGCTTCCGTCCCGTAG
- a CDS encoding serine/threonine-protein kinase, translating to MSAPSTHERASNLFLDLADLSPEAREHALATEPDAEVREAARALLLGHGAATGPLDAPLVARDDEPDEDPRIGHRVGPWRLEGVLGEGGMGVVYRASRADGAYEREVALKLLHAGPDVAGLASRLRAERQILARLEHPRIARLYDGGVTDDGSARGAPYLVMEIVRGEPITDYAETHDLSTRERVALAVAVCEGVAYAHQHLVVHRDLKPGNILVASGADGSEFRGPRSELSSPSTALASGAGFERRTEEDLALPPRHVPLGARSARVKLLDFGIAKLLDASGDDLTRTRSAHTPAYASPEQVGGGSVTTATDVYALGVILYELLARTRPYQLSGSTASEAERVICNETPPLPSAAAPEAVARGVRGDLDTIVMKALEKEPSRRYPSAEALGADLQRYLDGEPIRARRATAGYRASRFVRRHRAGVGAAALVLLALIGGTGVALWQAREARAEAAKAGAMQAFLLGMLSAANPDVEGRDVRVADLLDRAAADLDSAMADQPNVRADAHTRLGQTYYELGLLDEADAQYRLALALYERLDGPHALTTAAVQRGLGMVRRELADYDGADSLFALSLATHLDRRGERDEDTAGVLAEIGTLRYYTGDAEGSAEAHRRVLAIERALLPPDDIEIVLSIGNLAVALSALGEEARAIEMFEEQARLYRTVHPRQKLGLANTLANLGALYFSTGRPQDAARVQREAVALFREAAGDRHPSTAFGLSNLGSTLTSLGSAQEAEPLLREAVSIYRAASGERHPNVGFPLVNLAKALRDLGELSEAEAAAREAGELFREGFGADSPTLERVAETLASIDAKR from the coding sequence ATGTCTGCCCCTAGCACCCACGAGCGCGCCTCGAACCTCTTCCTCGACCTCGCGGACCTCTCACCAGAGGCCCGCGAGCACGCGCTCGCCACCGAGCCCGACGCCGAGGTCCGCGAAGCGGCTCGCGCCCTGCTCCTCGGCCACGGCGCGGCCACAGGCCCGCTGGACGCCCCGCTCGTCGCCCGCGACGACGAGCCCGACGAAGACCCGCGCATCGGCCATCGCGTCGGCCCCTGGCGGCTGGAGGGCGTGCTGGGCGAGGGCGGCATGGGCGTCGTCTACCGCGCCTCTCGCGCCGATGGTGCCTACGAGCGCGAGGTGGCGCTCAAGCTTCTTCACGCCGGGCCCGACGTGGCCGGGCTCGCCTCGCGCCTCCGCGCCGAGCGGCAGATCCTCGCACGCCTGGAGCATCCCCGCATCGCGCGGCTCTACGACGGCGGCGTCACCGACGACGGCAGCGCCAGAGGCGCACCTTACCTCGTCATGGAGATCGTCCGCGGCGAGCCCATCACGGACTACGCCGAGACGCACGACCTATCCACCCGCGAGCGCGTCGCCCTCGCCGTGGCCGTCTGCGAGGGCGTCGCCTACGCGCACCAGCACCTCGTCGTCCACCGCGACCTCAAGCCGGGCAACATCCTCGTGGCCTCTGGCGCCGACGGGTCTGAGTTCCGAGGTCCGAGGTCCGAGTTGTCTAGTCCGAGCACTGCGCTCGCCTCTGGCGCCGGCTTTGAGCGCCGCACCGAGGAGGATCTGGCGCTCCCCCCTCGCCACGTCCCGTTGGGCGCGCGCAGCGCTCGCGTCAAGCTCCTCGATTTCGGCATCGCCAAGCTGCTGGACGCCTCTGGCGACGACCTCACGCGGACGCGCTCGGCCCACACGCCCGCTTACGCCTCGCCCGAGCAGGTCGGCGGCGGCAGCGTCACCACGGCGACCGACGTGTACGCGCTCGGCGTGATCCTCTACGAGCTTCTGGCGCGTACGCGGCCGTACCAGCTTTCGGGCTCCACGGCGTCGGAGGCGGAGCGGGTGATCTGCAACGAGACGCCGCCGCTGCCCTCCGCCGCCGCGCCAGAGGCCGTCGCCAGAGGCGTGCGCGGCGATCTGGATACGATCGTGATGAAGGCGCTGGAGAAGGAGCCCTCGCGCCGCTACCCCAGCGCCGAGGCCCTCGGCGCCGACCTCCAGCGGTACCTCGACGGCGAGCCCATCCGCGCGCGGCGCGCGACGGCGGGCTACCGCGCGAGCCGGTTCGTGCGGCGTCACCGCGCCGGCGTCGGGGCGGCTGCGCTCGTGCTTCTGGCGCTGATCGGGGGCACGGGCGTCGCGCTGTGGCAGGCGCGAGAGGCCCGCGCCGAAGCCGCCAAGGCGGGCGCGATGCAGGCGTTCCTCCTGGGCATGCTCTCGGCGGCGAACCCAGACGTAGAGGGCCGGGACGTCCGGGTCGCGGACCTGCTCGACCGAGCGGCGGCCGACCTCGACTCCGCGATGGCCGACCAGCCCAACGTCCGCGCCGACGCCCACACGCGCTTGGGGCAGACGTACTACGAACTCGGCCTGTTGGATGAGGCCGACGCGCAGTACCGCCTCGCGCTAGCGCTCTACGAGCGCCTGGACGGACCCCACGCGCTGACCACCGCGGCGGTGCAACGGGGCCTCGGGATGGTGCGCCGGGAGCTCGCGGACTACGACGGAGCCGACTCCCTTTTCGCGCTCTCGCTCGCTACGCACCTCGACCGACGAGGCGAGAGAGACGAGGACACCGCCGGCGTGCTCGCCGAGATCGGAACGCTCCGGTACTACACCGGCGACGCCGAGGGGTCCGCCGAGGCGCACCGGCGCGTTCTCGCCATCGAGCGCGCCCTTCTCCCTCCAGACGACATCGAAATCGTGCTGTCCATCGGCAACCTCGCCGTGGCGCTGTCCGCGCTCGGGGAGGAGGCGCGCGCCATCGAGATGTTCGAGGAGCAAGCGCGGCTCTACCGGACCGTTCACCCGCGCCAGAAGCTAGGCCTCGCCAACACGCTCGCGAACCTCGGCGCGCTGTACTTCTCCACCGGTCGCCCCCAGGACGCCGCTCGCGTCCAGCGGGAAGCGGTGGCGCTGTTCCGTGAGGCCGCTGGCGACCGGCACCCGAGCACGGCCTTTGGCCTGAGCAACCTCGGCTCCACGCTCACTTCGCTCGGCAGCGCGCAAGAGGCCGAGCCCCTCTTGCGCGAGGCGGTATCGATCTACCGCGCGGCTTCTGGCGAGCGGCACCCCAACGTCGGCTTCCCGCTCGTCAACCTCGCGAAAGCCCTGCGTGACCTCGGCGAGCTGAGCGAAGCCGAGGCGGCCGCGCGCGAAGCCGGCGAGCTTTTCCGTGAGGGCTTCGGCGCCGACAGCCCCACGCTGGAGCGCGTGGCGGAAACCCTCGCGAGCATCGACGCGAAGCGGTAG
- a CDS encoding serine/threonine-protein kinase → MTAADRHARATALFLDTADLAPAAREAVLGQETDPDVLASVRALLAGHDAPSGPLDEPAVTPLRQRPGAPLAEARVIGREVGPWRITGRLGQGGMGAVYLAERADGHYEREVALKLLAPDADLTSDWLALRLDAERRILARLEHPGIARLYDGGVTEDGLPYLAMERAHGLPITAFADARGLGVRERVALVAEVCDAVAYAHHRLVVHRDLKPSNILVASGEAGEDVQAPASGARGDPGGEDEKPGTQNPALGTARGTRVKLLDFGVASLLENGESDATQRRALTPAYAAPEQLRGETITTATDVYALGVVLYQLLTDQRPYGLSGTTASEAERIVCEALPMRPSDAAPEARRKAIRGDLDTIVMRALEKEPERRYDGAAALGADLRRHLAGLPVEARPATASYRFGRYVRRHKTLAAATLAVLLAVLGGAGLALWQAAEASRARDRAEERFAIAQEAAQAMLYDVHDAIAGLPGSTPARETIVERSLDYLDRLASGAGDDPRLRLDLAAAYFRIGNVQGNPTDNNLGRMDDAMASYRRGLALLPPLARVPDSLIVEALTTEARLHEKLGVVVAHAVSPEAAVPHLDRALAVYRRAFARASGDPDVTTYLATGHINRGDYAGHPYFPNLAQPDSAMVHYERARGLLESIPRDAETLFSLRMLGITFEREGTLLRDRGALDSAAGPTRRAIALRERIAARDDATSDARRDVGVSHEALGRLFLDAGNAPEAVRELQKAFDIYQSLYVADPESSNAQQTVAFGHLHLGRALAQAGRRADARRHLDSAVRLLSALAEREPGNARAESLVQEAREARAAVG, encoded by the coding sequence GTGACCGCCGCCGACCGGCACGCCCGCGCGACGGCGCTCTTCCTGGACACCGCCGACCTCGCGCCCGCCGCCCGCGAGGCGGTCCTCGGGCAGGAAACGGACCCCGACGTTCTCGCCTCCGTCCGCGCCCTTCTCGCCGGGCACGATGCCCCGAGCGGCCCACTAGATGAGCCCGCGGTCACGCCGTTGCGCCAGAGGCCGGGCGCGCCTCTGGCGGAGGCGCGCGTGATCGGGCGCGAGGTGGGGCCGTGGCGCATCACCGGGCGGCTGGGGCAGGGCGGCATGGGCGCCGTCTACCTCGCCGAGCGCGCCGACGGACACTACGAGCGCGAGGTGGCTCTCAAGCTCCTCGCGCCCGACGCCGACCTCACGAGCGACTGGCTCGCGCTCCGCCTCGACGCCGAGCGGCGCATCCTCGCGCGGTTGGAGCACCCCGGCATCGCGCGGCTCTACGACGGCGGCGTGACCGAGGACGGGCTCCCCTACCTCGCGATGGAGCGCGCCCACGGCCTCCCCATCACGGCCTTCGCCGACGCCAGAGGCCTGGGCGTCCGCGAGCGCGTCGCGCTCGTAGCGGAGGTGTGCGACGCCGTCGCCTACGCGCACCACCGCCTCGTCGTCCACCGCGACCTCAAGCCGAGCAACATCCTCGTTGCCTCTGGCGAGGCGGGGGAAGACGTCCAAGCACCCGCCTCTGGCGCCAGAGGAGATCCAGGCGGCGAGGACGAGAAACCCGGAACCCAGAACCCGGCACTCGGAACCGCCAGAGGCACGCGCGTCAAGCTTCTCGACTTCGGCGTGGCCTCGCTGCTGGAAAACGGAGAGTCCGACGCGACGCAGCGCCGCGCGCTCACGCCGGCCTACGCGGCGCCGGAGCAGCTCCGCGGCGAGACCATCACGACCGCGACCGACGTGTACGCCCTCGGCGTGGTCCTCTACCAACTCCTGACCGACCAGCGGCCCTACGGCCTCTCGGGCACGACGGCGTCCGAGGCCGAGCGGATCGTCTGCGAGGCGCTCCCGATGCGGCCCTCGGACGCGGCGCCAGAGGCCCGGCGAAAGGCGATCCGCGGCGACCTGGACACGATCGTCATGCGGGCGCTGGAGAAGGAGCCGGAGCGGCGATACGACGGGGCCGCCGCGCTCGGCGCCGACCTCCGCCGTCACCTCGCGGGGCTCCCCGTGGAGGCGAGGCCCGCGACGGCCTCGTACCGCTTCGGGCGCTACGTGCGGCGGCACAAAACGCTCGCCGCCGCCACGCTCGCCGTGCTCCTCGCCGTCCTCGGCGGGGCCGGGCTGGCGCTGTGGCAGGCGGCCGAGGCCTCGCGCGCGCGGGACCGCGCCGAGGAGCGCTTCGCCATCGCGCAAGAGGCCGCGCAGGCCATGCTCTACGACGTGCACGACGCGATTGCGGGGCTGCCCGGCTCCACGCCCGCCCGCGAGACCATCGTGGAGCGCTCGCTGGACTACCTCGACCGCCTCGCCTCTGGCGCTGGCGACGATCCGCGCCTCCGCCTAGACCTGGCCGCGGCGTACTTCCGCATCGGCAACGTGCAGGGCAACCCGACGGACAACAACCTCGGCCGGATGGACGACGCGATGGCGAGCTACCGCCGCGGCCTTGCCCTGCTCCCGCCTCTGGCGCGCGTGCCGGACTCGCTCATCGTGGAGGCGCTCACGACGGAGGCGCGGTTGCACGAAAAGCTGGGCGTCGTCGTCGCGCACGCCGTCTCGCCGGAGGCCGCGGTTCCGCACCTCGACCGCGCCCTCGCCGTCTACCGCCGGGCCTTTGCGCGGGCCTCTGGCGACCCCGACGTGACCACCTACCTCGCCACCGGGCACATCAATCGAGGCGACTACGCCGGCCACCCGTACTTCCCCAACCTCGCGCAGCCGGACTCCGCGATGGTGCATTATGAGCGCGCCAGAGGCCTTCTGGAGAGCATTCCGCGCGATGCCGAGACGCTGTTCTCGCTCCGCATGCTGGGCATCACGTTCGAGCGCGAGGGCACGCTTCTCCGCGACCGCGGCGCGCTGGACTCTGCCGCCGGCCCCACGCGCCGCGCCATCGCTCTCCGCGAACGCATCGCGGCCCGGGACGACGCGACCTCGGACGCCCGGCGCGATGTCGGCGTCTCGCACGAAGCCCTCGGCCGCCTGTTCCTCGACGCGGGCAACGCGCCAGAGGCCGTCCGCGAGCTCCAGAAGGCGTTCGACATCTACCAAAGCCTGTACGTGGCGGACCCCGAGAGCTCCAACGCGCAGCAAACGGTCGCCTTCGGGCACCTCCACCTCGGCCGCGCGCTCGCCCAGGCCGGCCGCCGCGCCGACGCGCGCCGGCACCTGGACAGCGCCGTCCGCCTGCTTTCTGCCCTCGCAGAGCGGGAGCCCGGCAACGCCCGCGCCGAGAGCCTGGTGCAGGAGGCCCGCGAGGCGCGCGCCGCCGTGGGCTAG
- a CDS encoding MBL fold metallo-hydrolase — protein MTFGTLTLHALPEGQFTVGLDKRFVPHAEGEALPAGTLFVSVCPHLVITPSETLLLDTGLGSWAEGRGTEVIGESLSRHGVTPEAITGVLFSHLHFDHAGGAITEVGGEWRPTFPNAEYVAQGDELSAAGYKGESARVRDLVAETLERAGQLRLLDGNGPVTDEIEAEITGGHTGAHQLFRIAADGHAGDLRAVYAGDVLAGPSQATRRFAAKYDVDGAASQNRRDQLLAEGAERGDLFLFYHSTSTPAAFVEPGPRGGWRVVPVEE, from the coding sequence ATGACGTTCGGCACCCTCACGCTCCACGCCCTCCCCGAAGGACAGTTCACCGTCGGGTTAGACAAGCGGTTCGTGCCGCACGCCGAGGGCGAGGCGCTCCCGGCGGGGACGCTGTTCGTTTCTGTGTGCCCGCACCTCGTCATCACGCCCAGCGAGACGCTGCTGCTCGACACCGGGCTCGGGAGTTGGGCCGAGGGGCGCGGGACCGAGGTCATTGGCGAAAGCCTCTCGCGCCACGGCGTCACGCCAGAGGCCATCACGGGCGTGCTGTTCTCGCATCTCCACTTCGACCACGCCGGCGGCGCCATCACCGAGGTCGGCGGCGAGTGGCGGCCGACGTTCCCCAACGCGGAGTACGTGGCGCAGGGCGACGAGCTGAGCGCAGCGGGCTACAAGGGCGAAAGCGCCCGCGTGCGCGACCTGGTGGCAGAGACGTTGGAGCGGGCCGGTCAACTCCGCCTGTTGGACGGCAACGGACCGGTCACGGACGAGATCGAGGCGGAGATCACGGGCGGTCACACGGGCGCGCACCAGCTTTTCCGCATCGCCGCCGACGGCCACGCGGGCGACCTCCGCGCGGTCTACGCCGGCGACGTGCTGGCCGGGCCGAGCCAGGCCACGCGCCGCTTCGCGGCCAAGTACGACGTGGACGGCGCCGCCTCCCAGAACAGGCGCGACCAGCTTCTGGCGGAAGGCGCCGAGCGCGGCGACCTGTTCCTCTTCTACCACTCCACGAGCACGCCCGCCGCGTTCGTCGAGCCCGGCCCGCGCGGCGGCTGGCGCGTGGTCCCGGTCGAGGAATAG
- a CDS encoding NUDIX hydrolase has translation MILLDALLDPLRQRLAEPLPGFDAHATMAPFGRGDRPGMLSVDGKNARRAATLILLYPQDAASGAEGEATFVLTVRQPTLRAHSGQVSLPGGSLDGDETPKAAALREGWEEVGVPPEAPDVLGALSPLYIPPSGFAVWPIVASLDHRPAFVPQEAEVAALVDVPLAALLGDEAKQVTVRPAKLPGLEGQEFEVPFYALADLEVWGATAMMLAEFEVAVRDALRLA, from the coding sequence ATGATCCTACTCGACGCGCTTCTCGATCCGCTCCGCCAGAGGCTGGCCGAGCCCCTCCCCGGCTTCGACGCCCACGCCACGATGGCGCCGTTCGGGCGTGGCGACCGGCCCGGCATGCTCTCCGTAGACGGCAAGAACGCCCGCCGCGCCGCCACGCTCATCCTGCTGTACCCGCAGGATGCCGCCTCTGGCGCCGAAGGCGAGGCCACCTTCGTCCTAACCGTCCGCCAGCCGACGCTCCGCGCGCACAGCGGGCAGGTCTCGCTCCCCGGCGGGAGCCTGGACGGCGACGAGACGCCAAAGGCGGCGGCCCTGCGCGAGGGCTGGGAGGAAGTCGGCGTGCCGCCCGAGGCGCCGGACGTGCTGGGCGCGCTCAGCCCGCTCTACATCCCGCCGAGCGGCTTCGCGGTCTGGCCCATCGTGGCGTCGCTGGACCACCGGCCGGCGTTTGTCCCGCAAGAGGCCGAAGTGGCGGCGCTTGTCGACGTGCCGTTGGCAGCCCTTCTCGGAGACGAGGCCAAGCAGGTGACCGTGCGACCCGCCAAGCTTCCCGGCCTGGAAGGCCAGGAGTTCGAGGTGCCGTTCTACGCGCTCGCGGACCTGGAGGTGTGGGGCGCGACGGCGATGATGCTCGCCGAGTTCGAGGTCGCCGTGCGGGACGCGCTGCGCCTGGCCTGA
- a CDS encoding sigma-70 family RNA polymerase sigma factor, whose amino-acid sequence MNHEVTQLLERAREGDRDALERLVPIVYQELRALARRQRQKRGADETLNTTALVHEAYERMAGSTSVYADRQHFFRVAARVMRSVIVDRARAQNALKRGGNAKPLALDEERLVPPERAEEVIALDEALTNLSALSPRQGEVVQLRYFVGLTIPETAEVLGISPATVKREWTVARAWLHSALAA is encoded by the coding sequence ATGAACCACGAGGTCACGCAACTCCTGGAGCGCGCCCGCGAGGGCGACCGCGACGCCCTTGAACGGCTCGTGCCGATCGTGTACCAGGAGCTGCGCGCGCTGGCGCGGCGCCAGAGGCAGAAGCGCGGCGCCGACGAGACGCTAAACACCACCGCGCTCGTGCACGAGGCGTACGAGCGCATGGCGGGCTCGACGAGCGTCTACGCCGACCGCCAGCACTTTTTTCGTGTGGCAGCGCGCGTGATGCGGAGCGTGATCGTGGACCGCGCGAGGGCTCAGAACGCGCTCAAGCGAGGCGGGAACGCGAAGCCTCTGGCGTTGGACGAGGAGCGGCTGGTCCCGCCGGAGCGCGCCGAGGAGGTGATCGCGCTGGACGAGGCGCTGACGAACCTCTCCGCACTGAGCCCGCGCCAGGGCGAGGTGGTGCAACTCCGGTACTTCGTGGGCCTCACGATTCCCGAAACCGCCGAGGTGCTGGGCATCTCCCCCGCGACGGTCAAGCGCGAGTGGACCGTGGCGCGCGCGTGGCTCCACAGCGCGCTCGCGGCGTGA
- the trhA gene encoding PAQR family membrane homeostasis protein TrhA gives MTTDLAPQRPFEELLNALTHGLGVLASAAGGAVLITLTVLWGDVWHVVSASVFVTSLVLLYTASTVYHAIPAQWARARQWLQVFDHCAIYVLIAGTYTPFTLVGLRGPWGWSLFVAVWALAAAGIVFKLFYTGRFTLASTLLYIGMGWLVIVAIKPLIAALPAVTLAWLVAGGLAYTVGTVFYLSKRIPYAHAIWHLFVLAGSVCHFAAVLTQVTAA, from the coding sequence ATGACCACCGACCTCGCCCCGCAGCGGCCTTTCGAAGAGCTCCTCAACGCGCTCACGCACGGACTGGGCGTGCTCGCGAGCGCCGCTGGCGGCGCCGTCCTCATCACGCTTACCGTGCTGTGGGGGGACGTGTGGCACGTTGTCAGCGCGAGCGTGTTCGTGACCTCGTTGGTGCTGCTGTACACCGCGAGCACCGTGTACCACGCCATTCCGGCGCAGTGGGCGCGCGCGCGCCAGTGGCTTCAGGTGTTCGACCACTGCGCGATCTACGTCCTCATCGCGGGGACGTACACGCCGTTTACGCTCGTGGGGCTGCGCGGGCCGTGGGGCTGGAGCCTGTTCGTGGCCGTGTGGGCGCTGGCGGCAGCGGGCATCGTGTTCAAGCTGTTCTACACCGGCCGGTTTACGCTCGCCTCCACGCTGCTGTACATCGGGATGGGCTGGCTCGTCATTGTCGCCATCAAGCCGCTGATCGCGGCGCTGCCGGCGGTTACGCTCGCGTGGCTCGTCGCGGGTGGCTTGGCGTACACGGTGGGGACCGTCTTCTACCTCTCGAAGCGGATCCCGTACGCGCACGCCATCTGGCACCTCTTCGTGCTGGCGGGCAGCGTGTGCCACTTCGCGGCGGTCCTCACGCAGGTGACGGCGGCGTAG
- a CDS encoding tyrosine-type recombinase/integrase, with protein sequence MAAAYARAVRRFFAWCEVRGIGLHELEPVVVAAYIEEHTGSAPTVKQHLAAIRMLFDYFVRVQVLSSNPASVVRGPKHVVKKGSTPVLSREDAKALISSIPTDTVIGLRDRALIATMLYSFARVGADTGMTVADYYSMGKRSWLRLHEKGGKLHEVPAHHLTQEYLDAYIEAGGLIEKTAPLFQSVDRARQLTGRGLHRNNVRAMLRRRGTVVGLSERITNHSLRATGITVYMENGGTLENAQAIAAHESPRTTKLYDRSSDVVTLDEIERIML encoded by the coding sequence CTGGCGGCGGCCTACGCGCGAGCCGTCCGGCGCTTCTTTGCGTGGTGCGAGGTGCGCGGGATCGGACTGCACGAGCTGGAGCCGGTCGTCGTGGCCGCCTATATAGAGGAGCACACCGGATCGGCCCCGACTGTCAAGCAACACCTCGCGGCCATCCGGATGCTCTTCGACTACTTCGTGCGCGTCCAGGTGCTGTCGTCTAACCCTGCCTCGGTCGTCCGCGGCCCCAAGCACGTCGTCAAGAAGGGCTCAACTCCCGTCTTGTCGCGCGAGGATGCCAAAGCGCTGATTAGCTCCATCCCAACCGATACGGTGATTGGGCTGCGCGACCGCGCGCTCATCGCGACGATGCTCTACAGTTTCGCCAGGGTTGGAGCCGATACCGGGATGACGGTGGCCGATTACTACTCGATGGGCAAGCGGAGCTGGCTCCGGCTCCACGAGAAAGGCGGTAAGCTCCACGAGGTGCCCGCGCACCACCTCACCCAGGAGTACCTAGACGCCTACATCGAGGCCGGAGGCCTGATCGAGAAGACCGCGCCGCTGTTTCAGTCGGTGGATCGTGCGCGGCAGTTGACCGGGCGAGGCCTCCACCGCAACAACGTGCGCGCGATGCTGAGGCGCCGTGGGACGGTCGTGGGACTGTCAGAACGGATCACGAACCACTCGCTCAGAGCGACCGGGATCACAGTCTACATGGAGAACGGCGGGACGCTGGAGAACGCCCAGGCGATTGCCGCGCACGAGTCCCCGCGCACGACGAAGCTCTACGACCGGAGTTCGGATGTGGTCACGCTGGATGAGATCGAGCGGATAATGTTGTAA